In Bacillus sp. DX3.1, the following proteins share a genomic window:
- a CDS encoding ABC transporter permease — MKKFLVSYSWVILLFLYFPMMVLMVYSFNDSRINAEWEGFTLHWYTDLFQKQDVIDAFINSITIALITTVVTTVLGVLFAVALHRYKYRFEGAINGLVYLPILIPDILMGLSLLILFSQLGMELGQTTIIIAHITFSISFVVVILAARLSGMGRDLEEAANDLGATPWQTFRYVTLPGIAPGIISAALLTFTLSIDDFVISFFVSGPGSTTLPLYIYSMVKRGITPEINALSTILIVVIVGLMIASEIFRNKGADGEENSGGHLPL, encoded by the coding sequence ATGAAGAAGTTTTTAGTCTCTTATTCTTGGGTTATTTTATTGTTCTTGTATTTTCCGATGATGGTATTAATGGTATATTCCTTTAATGATTCCCGTATAAATGCGGAATGGGAAGGATTTACGCTTCATTGGTACACGGATTTATTTCAAAAGCAAGACGTAATTGATGCGTTTATTAATAGTATTACCATTGCGCTTATTACGACAGTTGTAACAACAGTTCTTGGCGTGCTTTTCGCAGTGGCACTGCACCGTTATAAGTACCGTTTTGAAGGTGCGATTAATGGACTGGTATATTTACCAATCTTAATTCCTGATATTTTAATGGGATTGTCGTTACTTATTTTATTTAGCCAACTTGGCATGGAATTAGGGCAAACAACAATTATCATTGCACATATTACATTTAGTATTTCGTTCGTCGTTGTTATTTTGGCAGCACGTCTTTCCGGTATGGGGCGTGATTTAGAGGAAGCAGCAAATGATTTAGGGGCAACGCCTTGGCAAACGTTTCGTTATGTAACGCTGCCTGGAATCGCGCCTGGTATTATTTCAGCGGCATTATTAACATTCACATTATCAATTGATGATTTTGTGATTAGTTTCTTCGTATCAGGTCCAGGATCAACAACATTGCCATTATATATTTATAGTATGGTGAAACGTGGGATAACACCTGAAATTAACGCCCTTTCTACAATTTTAATTGTTGTAATTGTTGGGTTAATGATTGCATCAGAAATATTCCGTAATAAAGGTGCAGACGGTGAAGAAAACTCTGGAGGACATCTTCCACTATAA
- a CDS encoding spermidine/putrescine ABC transporter substrate-binding protein, producing the protein MKWMKTVAGAVLSFSLVAGVLAGCGEKKEELNIYSWADNFDEQVLKDFEKKYNVKINYDKYASNEEMLAKLQAGGAKYDLIQPSDYMVKTMTEMKLLEPLDKKNIPNIENLVSNFKTPPFDPENKYSLVYTWGVTGIAYNKKYVKEAPTSWNDLWNEKYKGHVTLLNDSREVLGMGLKKNGFSNSTTNDAELKTAANDLQKLLPNLLAFDTDNIKQKFITEDAWIGTVWSGDAAFIAKDNKDVGYVVPKEGGTIWADTLAIPKGAKNKELAEKFMNYLLDEKVSVKNYESIGYSNPNEKARDLHSKEYRDNHMIFLSPEELNRTEWLVDVDNKLKDYDRYWTELKTKGK; encoded by the coding sequence ATGAAATGGATGAAAACAGTAGCTGGTGCAGTACTTAGCTTCAGCCTTGTTGCCGGTGTATTAGCTGGCTGTGGTGAAAAGAAAGAAGAGTTAAATATTTATAGCTGGGCTGATAATTTTGATGAGCAAGTGTTAAAGGATTTTGAAAAGAAATATAACGTAAAAATTAACTATGATAAGTATGCAAGTAACGAAGAAATGCTTGCGAAGTTACAAGCGGGCGGTGCAAAGTATGATTTAATTCAACCGTCTGACTACATGGTTAAAACGATGACGGAAATGAAATTACTAGAACCGTTAGACAAGAAAAACATTCCAAACATAGAGAATCTTGTTTCTAACTTTAAAACACCTCCGTTTGATCCGGAAAATAAATATTCACTTGTGTACACTTGGGGTGTAACAGGAATTGCTTACAATAAAAAATATGTAAAAGAAGCGCCAACAAGCTGGAATGACTTATGGAACGAGAAATATAAAGGACATGTTACTTTATTAAATGATTCTCGTGAAGTATTAGGAATGGGTCTGAAAAAGAACGGATTCTCAAACAGTACAACAAATGATGCAGAGTTAAAAACAGCGGCTAATGATTTACAAAAGCTACTTCCTAACTTACTTGCGTTTGATACAGATAACATTAAACAAAAGTTCATTACAGAGGATGCTTGGATTGGAACGGTATGGTCTGGGGATGCAGCTTTCATCGCAAAGGATAATAAAGATGTAGGGTATGTTGTTCCAAAAGAAGGTGGTACAATTTGGGCGGATACATTAGCGATTCCAAAAGGTGCAAAAAATAAAGAGCTTGCAGAGAAGTTTATGAACTACTTACTAGATGAAAAAGTAAGTGTGAAAAACTATGAATCCATTGGATATAGTAATCCAAATGAAAAAGCTCGTGATCTTCATAGTAAAGAATATCGTGATAATCACATGATTTTCTTATCACCAGAAGAATTAAATCGTACAGAATGGCTTGTTGATGTAGATAATAAATTAAAAGATTATGACCGTTACTGGACAGAGCTAAAAACAAAAGGAAAATAA
- a CDS encoding phosphatase PAP2 family protein gives MKRKLHQYEMFCIILLLALFSLIAWKVQAGGVTAIDEYVRGLVKGLQTEGSLSFFSFFTKLGSAIGIISIVLISLIIFLKKRYYVAMFVYPVAILMTHLVNKGIKEIVKRDRPSLNAALDALGYSFPSGHAMLSIMTYGFLAYIIAANVKNVAGKIVITIAMAIVILWIGLSRIILSVHYPTDILAGYCAGGILLIIAIYFHRLLSERFQMNQER, from the coding sequence TTGAAACGAAAATTACATCAATATGAGATGTTTTGTATCATCTTATTACTAGCTTTATTTAGTCTCATTGCTTGGAAAGTACAGGCAGGTGGTGTGACAGCAATTGACGAATATGTAAGAGGACTTGTAAAAGGCTTGCAAACAGAAGGGTCGCTTTCATTTTTCTCCTTTTTTACAAAGCTTGGCTCTGCAATTGGGATTATTAGTATCGTTTTGATTAGTCTCATTATTTTTTTAAAGAAGCGTTATTACGTAGCCATGTTCGTTTATCCCGTTGCTATACTTATGACGCATCTTGTTAATAAAGGAATAAAAGAAATTGTGAAAAGGGATCGTCCGAGTTTAAATGCGGCGCTAGATGCCCTTGGATATAGCTTTCCAAGCGGACATGCTATGCTATCGATTATGACGTATGGATTCCTCGCTTATATTATTGCTGCAAATGTAAAAAACGTAGCCGGAAAGATTGTTATTACGATTGCTATGGCGATAGTAATTCTATGGATTGGATTAAGTCGTATTATTTTATCTGTCCATTATCCGACTGATATTTTAGCTGGGTATTGCGCGGGTGGAATTCTTTTAATCATAGCTATTTATTTTCATCGATTGTTGTCAGAGCGATTTCAAATGAATCAAGAGAGGTAA
- a CDS encoding MMPL family transporter yields MKTNVHKVDKWGRVGILLYQFRYTVIAALLVLAVALGIFAPKLPGVLGGDGFQTKGDYQTTKAILDKDFKQSQDTLLLVFQKEKGTSKEQFHKRIEEIVKQVQTKETYDSFHHPLENKEMLQDDIAYATILFSGKTSKERNEKTLHFASEVKKESSDAVKVSPTGFPMINDEINERTQNDLKVAEMIGLPIAFLVLLFSFGSLIASILPIINGALSVISTMGILYFIGVDKELSIFVLNVAPMIGLALSIDFALLFVNRFREEVAHRTVKEAIAVTYQTAGRAIIFSGLCVFVGLSGLFFFEIDYIQSVAISGMIVVVMSILFSLTLLPALLSLIGKRLLKKNQAAPRTSNMWRKFAQFVMKHPIMMIVVVTLFIIVCLLPLRTANLQFPGVEALPEKSDTRTAYESYEESFHKIVKKHADVTLVLETKSDVTKKENLQQIEDVVQKLKKDKHVYKVKSMYDELNGMTAEQVTGLLQSPQRAQVEPVLEAYTKENKTTVQVFLHTKPRTETAKQWVRDFKETYKDDGMTYYLGGMTTFQQELEDEIKDKVVIGMSVIFGSTFLILLIAFRSVLIPIKAIIMNVLSLSATIGIVIWLFEGGHFGLEQSPVLFVLPIFIFGLVFGLSMDYEVFLISRIHELYEETGDNDTATLEGLVSTSRIITSAALIMIVVTGAFAFTDILPVKQMGLGVALAIFLDATIIRLMLVPSLMKMFGDWNWWLPFRKKKEKKMD; encoded by the coding sequence GTGAAAACAAATGTACATAAGGTAGACAAATGGGGAAGAGTGGGTATCCTTCTCTATCAATTTCGCTATACAGTCATAGCGGCCTTGCTTGTGCTAGCGGTAGCACTTGGCATTTTTGCACCAAAGCTCCCAGGTGTATTAGGGGGAGATGGCTTTCAAACAAAGGGAGACTATCAAACGACAAAAGCGATTTTAGATAAAGATTTTAAGCAGTCACAAGATACGCTTCTGCTTGTTTTTCAAAAGGAAAAAGGAACTTCAAAAGAACAGTTTCATAAACGAATAGAAGAAATCGTAAAACAAGTTCAAACGAAAGAAACATACGATTCGTTTCATCATCCGTTAGAAAATAAGGAAATGTTACAAGACGATATTGCTTATGCGACTATTTTATTTTCCGGAAAAACAAGTAAAGAACGGAATGAAAAGACATTACATTTTGCAAGTGAAGTGAAAAAGGAAAGCAGCGATGCTGTGAAGGTATCCCCAACTGGCTTTCCCATGATTAATGATGAAATTAATGAACGAACACAAAATGATTTGAAAGTAGCAGAAATGATTGGCTTACCAATTGCATTTCTTGTTCTACTATTTTCATTTGGTAGCTTGATTGCATCGATCTTACCGATTATAAACGGGGCTCTTAGCGTTATTAGTACAATGGGTATTCTATATTTTATCGGCGTGGATAAAGAACTATCGATTTTTGTATTGAATGTAGCGCCTATGATTGGACTTGCTTTGTCGATTGACTTTGCACTGTTGTTTGTCAATCGTTTTCGGGAGGAGGTAGCACATCGTACGGTAAAAGAAGCGATAGCCGTTACGTATCAAACAGCTGGTCGGGCAATTATATTTTCAGGCTTGTGCGTATTTGTTGGGTTATCAGGATTGTTTTTCTTTGAAATTGATTATATTCAATCTGTCGCGATTAGTGGGATGATTGTTGTTGTAATGAGTATTTTATTTTCATTAACGCTTCTTCCAGCACTGTTATCCTTAATCGGAAAGCGATTATTGAAAAAGAACCAAGCTGCACCCCGTACATCAAATATGTGGCGAAAATTTGCCCAGTTTGTTATGAAGCATCCGATTATGATGATCGTAGTTGTTACTCTTTTTATCATCGTATGTTTATTGCCGCTGCGTACTGCAAACCTTCAGTTTCCAGGAGTAGAAGCATTGCCAGAGAAAAGTGATACACGAACTGCTTATGAGAGCTATGAAGAGTCATTCCATAAAATTGTAAAGAAGCATGCAGATGTTACTCTGGTACTAGAAACGAAAAGCGATGTAACGAAAAAAGAAAATTTACAACAGATAGAGGATGTTGTTCAAAAACTGAAAAAAGATAAACATGTATACAAAGTAAAGAGTATGTATGATGAGCTAAACGGTATGACGGCAGAGCAGGTTACTGGATTGTTACAATCACCGCAGCGTGCGCAAGTAGAACCTGTACTTGAAGCATATACAAAAGAAAATAAAACAACCGTTCAAGTTTTCTTACATACAAAACCACGAACGGAGACAGCAAAGCAATGGGTTCGTGATTTTAAAGAAACGTATAAAGATGATGGCATGACTTATTATTTAGGGGGTATGACAACATTTCAACAAGAGCTAGAGGATGAAATTAAAGATAAAGTTGTCATTGGGATGTCTGTTATATTTGGTTCAACCTTTCTTATTTTATTAATTGCATTCCGCTCCGTACTAATCCCAATTAAGGCTATTATTATGAACGTTCTTAGTTTAAGTGCAACAATCGGTATTGTAATCTGGCTTTTTGAAGGTGGCCATTTTGGATTAGAACAGAGCCCTGTGCTATTCGTGTTGCCAATCTTTATTTTTGGACTTGTTTTTGGCCTAAGTATGGACTATGAAGTGTTCCTTATTTCTCGTATTCATGAATTGTATGAAGAGACAGGAGATAATGATACGGCAACATTAGAAGGGCTTGTCTCAACGAGCCGTATTATTACGTCAGCCGCTCTCATTATGATTGTCGTAACAGGTGCATTTGCGTTTACTGATATTCTACCAGTGAAGCAAATGGGGCTTGGCGTTGCACTTGCTATTTTTCTTGATGCAACGATTATTAGGCTCATGTTAGTACCAAGTTTAATGAAAATGTTCGGAGATTGGAATTGGTGGTTGCCGTTTCGAAAGAAGAAAGAGAAAAAAATGGATTGA
- a CDS encoding histidinol dehydrogenase: MFRYFKFKLNDTVQFAENDGHMYRIVGYRLEKGFYPKDEWTHIIYELLREFDGYTIDAEEEELVKVIQVEEEFYKIHEMSGYRYPIKMKQKLKLPCQEAIDELLDAYNDYKRLADFFKDLSYEQKAEEMLQEMKRLRA; encoded by the coding sequence ATGTTTCGCTATTTTAAATTTAAGTTAAATGATACTGTACAGTTTGCAGAAAATGATGGGCATATGTATCGCATTGTCGGCTATAGGCTAGAAAAAGGGTTTTATCCAAAGGACGAATGGACACATATTATTTATGAATTGTTGCGAGAGTTTGATGGATATACCATAGATGCAGAAGAAGAGGAACTTGTAAAGGTGATTCAAGTGGAGGAAGAGTTTTATAAAATACATGAAATGTCGGGTTATCGGTACCCGATTAAAATGAAACAAAAGCTGAAGTTACCTTGTCAAGAAGCGATTGATGAACTATTAGATGCTTATAATGACTATAAGCGATTAGCTGATTTTTTCAAGGACCTATCATATGAGCAAAAAGCAGAGGAAATGCTACAAGAAATGAAGAGGCTACGCGCTTAG